A stretch of Brassica rapa cultivar Chiifu-401-42 chromosome A08, CAAS_Brap_v3.01, whole genome shotgun sequence DNA encodes these proteins:
- the LOC103834994 gene encoding pentatricopeptide repeat-containing protein At4g36680, mitochondrial, which translates to MAASRLSLRHLRRFTTTTGDAATTVLESTKISASKAKSILRKQHDPDKALEIYSNVSNHSASPVSSRYAQELTVRRLAKCNRFSDIEALIESHKDDPRIKEEPFYSTLIRSYGRASMLDHAVKAFEEMGRHETPRTAVSFNALLTACLNSQNFEKVPQLFDEMPQRYSTIVPDRVSYGILIKSYCDAGSPEKAIEIMREMEGKRNMEVTTIAFTTILGSLYKNGKVELAESLWNEMVKKGIEFDSAAYNVRLMNAQKEGPERVWELIEEMSVKGLKPDTISYNYLMTAYCEKGMLDEAKKVFEGLKRNRCAPNAATFRTLVFHLCDSGLYEQGYAIFKKSVGMNKIPDFNTLQHLAVGLVRNKKVNDAKGLIRTVKKKFPPSFLNAWKKLEEELGLDTKPDAPSTPA; encoded by the coding sequence ATGGCTGCATCCCGTCTCTCCCTCCGCCACCTCCGCCgcttcaccaccaccaccggagATGCCGCGACCACCGTCCTAGAGTCAACCAAGATCTCCGCCTCCAAAGCGAAGAGCATCCTCCGCAAACAGCACGACCCCGACAAAGCCCTCGAGATCTACTCCAACGTCTCCAACCACTCCGCCTCCCCCGTCTCCTCCCGCTACGCCCAGGAGCTCACCGTCCGCCGCCTCGCGAAATGCAACCGATTCTCCGACATCGAAGCCCTGATCGAGTCCCACAAGGACGACCCGAGGATAAAGGAGGAGCCTTTCTACTCCACGCTCATCAGATCCTACGGAAGAGCCTCGATGCTCGATCACGCCGTCAAGGCTTTCGAGGAGATGGGTCGGCACGAGACGCCGAGGACAGCTGTCTCCTTCAACGCCTTGCTAACGGCGTGTCTTAACTCTCAGAACTTTGAGAAAGTCCCCCAactgttcgacgaaatgcctcAGAGGTATAGCACCATCGTCCCCGATAGAGTCTCTTACGGGATATTGATTAAGTCGTATTGCGACGCTGGCTCGCCGGAGAAAGCTATCGAGATTATGAGAGAGATGGAAGGTAAACGAAACATGGAGGTTACCACCATTGCTTTCACTACGATCTTAGGTTCTTTGTATAAGAATGGTAAAGTTGAGTTAGCAGAGAGCTTGTGGAACGAGATGGTTAAGAAAGGAATTGAATTTGATAGTGCAGCGTATAACGTTCGTTTAATGAATGCTCAGAAAGAGGGTCCTGAGAGAGTATGGGAGTTGATTGAGGAGATGAGTGTTAAGGGCTTGAAGCCTGATACGATTAGTTACAACTATCTTATGACGGCGTATTGCGAGAAGGGGATGTTGGATGAGGCTAAGAAAGTGTTTGAAGGGCTTAAGAGAAACAGGTGTGCTCCTAACGCGGCTACGTTTAGGACGTTGGTGTTTCATTTGTGTGACAGTGGTTTGTATGAGCAAGGGTATGCGATCTTTAAGAAGAGTGTGGGTATGAACAAGATTCCGGATTTTAATACTTTGCAGCATTTGGCTGTTGGGTTGGTGAGGAACAAGAAGGTGAATGACGCTAAAGGGTTGATTAGGACGGTGAAGAAGAAGTTCCCTCCGAGTTTCTTGAATGCGTGGAAGAAACTTGAGGAGGAACTTGGGCTGGATACGAAACCCGATGCTCCTTCGACTCCTGCTTAG